In Euphorbia lathyris chromosome 2, ddEupLath1.1, whole genome shotgun sequence, the sequence ATACTTGCTTGATCTTTGTTTCATTTATATCAGACTAAATAGTAGTAGAAACAGAAGTTAACTGTCTTCCAGGAACAACTTATCTGGATAAGCAAAAGTTACTGTAAAATATCTGCCTTTTATAAGCTGTCTACATCAAACCAAGGCAAGCAAATTAACAAACATAATTAACACAACACACAAACAGTAAAACAATCTGTGTTACTGCTGTTGGCACAGAACAAATGCACATGCATGGTACATGATATGGTCAATATTCTATCTAGATTTACTTCTGTCATAGAACAATTGAACTCaaagcttaagctgatagttaaaggcccAGTTCATATTCGAACCCTTGATCACTTGATCAAAGAGGATATTAtgtcatgtcatggaaccaactattttaaaagcttaagctgatagttaaaacttcaaacttattttaatttatagtgccattatatttataaataatctCTTAATGGATCCAATGTGTACTTGTGTGCAGATCACAGTAATATTGCAGCTGGTTCCAGCAAACAGGTAACATTTTCAAAATGGTGCCATCTTAATCTTGTTTTATTTTCTGCTTCATTTTGAACATACTCTTAAGAGAAAAAACTTAGTTAAATTTGCAGGATTTGGATTGGAGACAACGGCTTGCCTTGCAACATGTAAAATCCCTTCTCTCAAAAGAGGCAAGTGCAAGTTGGTGGTCACTTTTGTTATGAGAAGTCAATATTTTTCTGTTCCTTTATATCGTGTTGGGATAATGTTAATCAGATAGCCTCTCTTTATCAATCCAATCTTGCAGGTCATTGATGTTATCACAGCCAGCACAGCTGATTTGGGTCCTTTCAGTCTGGATTCTTTCAGAAGAAACTTGTCAGCTTCGTGGAAAGTTATAGGGGTAGAATCAGTGAAGAATGACACCATACCTGAGGTTAGGACAAGTATCATGCTCTGGCATGGATCTGCTGCAAACACCTATATGTTTTGCACCACTCTTTTTTGTGTAAATTTCTTGTCTGGTTCCAGTTTCttattattcattttattgGGTTGTTGTCAAATTTTATAGCAAAACAAGGCACCTGGAATTGCCAAGCAAGAAGCACCCAGAGGCAAAGGAGACTACACCGGTAAAATTTCAGTTAATTGCAAATGTTTCTGGAGTCCTAATTGATTCTGATCTGGCATCAACCTGTTTATCTGCAGATGGTCATTCTCAGTTCATTGACTCACCTGCCAAATCAGCTCGAAGGGTTAGTATCAATTGTATATGCATGATCTAGTAGTTACCTAGGTTCTTCTTTGCTATTTCAAGAATCTTTAGGTCTGGAAGTATTTAGTATCAATCTTATATGGCATCATGTAGGCCTCATATTAGGCATAAGTCTAGATTttctgagttttttttttcttccgaGATGCGCAGCATCTGAGAGAAAAGAGGCGCGAAAAGCGTGCAGCTGACTTGATGCGACAAGATAATGAAGCTATTTTAAAACTTGAAAATTCTGCCATTGAACACTCTAAATCAGTTGATTCCTCTGTTATGGGCAAGTACAATATATGGAAGAAAGAGACTGAGAATGAGAACTCTGATTCAACAGTACGCTTTATACGCGATCAAATGATAATGGCAAGGGCATATATCGGTATTGCCCGCCTCAAGAAGAAACTTGACTTGCTCCAAGAATTACAAACTGGTCTAAAAGAAAGTCAGCGAACCACAGGAGAGGCATCATCTGATTCTGATCTACATCATAggtagcatatatatatatatatatcttttttttttcatgagtTTGTTGTATAATCTACATATTTTGTTCCTTTCATGTTGATGGTTATGGAATTCTTCTTATTGGAAAGGATATTAATGCATAAATTTGTTCTTAGTGCGCTTGAGAAAATGAAACTTCTGGGTCAAGTTTTATCAAAAGCAAAAGAACAACTGTATGAGTGCAATTTGGTAACTGGAGAACTCAGAGCGATGCTTCAAACAGCAGATGAGCAGGTTAGGAGCTTAAAAAAACAGAGCACATTTTTGAGTCAGTTAGCTGCCAAAACAGTTCCGAATGGAATACATTGTATGTCCATGCGTTTAACGATAGAGTACTATCATCTTCCTCCAGAGAAGAGAAAGTTCCCCGGGAGTGAGAATTTGGAAAATACTAATCTCTACCATTATGCTCTTTTCTCTGACAATGTATTGGCTGCATCAGTAGTTGTCAACTCAACCATCACGAATGCGAAGGTGATTTCTAAAACTGTGGCACGAGTATTGTTTTATGCCAAATTGAAAAGCAACAAATTCATTCTCAAGTACACTTCATGAAGGCAGATTCCATACCAAACACTGCTCGTTTCTGAGATTCTCATTTTATTTTGCTTGTTGCTTAAATATGCTTCTTGGCTGCTTTGCAGGATCCTTCCAAACACGTTttccatgttgttaccgataaGCTTAACTTCGGAGCTATGAATATGTGGTTTCTTTTGAATCCTCCTGGAAAAGCCACTCTCCATGTTCAAAATATTGATGAATTTAAGTTTCTCAATGCATCCTACTGCCCAGTTCTGCGGCAGCTTAATTCTACTGCAATGAAAGAGTATTATTTCAAATCAAATCATCCAGCCTCTGTTTCATCTGGGTCATCGAACCTGAAGTATCGGAATCCAAAGTATCTTTCAATGCTGAATCACTTGAGGTTCTATCTCCCAGAGGTCTATCCCAAGTTAAATAAGATCCTATTTCTCGATGATGACATTGTCGTTCAGAAAGATTTGACAGCATTATGGTCAGTAAAATTGAATGGAAAAGTGAACGGGGCTGTGGAAACCTGCGGTGAAAGTTTTCACCGTTTTGATAAGTACCTGAACTTCACAAATCCTCATATTTCCAGAAACTTCGATCCAAATGCTTGTGGGTGGGCTTACGGGATGAATATATTTGACCTTGAAGAATGGAAACGAAGGGATATCACTGGCATATATCACAAGTGGCAAAACATGGTGAGTTTTTTTCTTGCACAGTTCACGCCCTTGTGTCATGccaatttaaaattaacccgCACTTTGCGAATGTAGAATATGCTAGTTGGGATCTCCCAACATGTTTAGCActgaccttttttttttttttttatatcaggATGGTTAAGATAAATTGAAAT encodes:
- the LOC136220900 gene encoding polygalacturonate 4-alpha-galacturonosyltransferase isoform X1, giving the protein MALKRGLSGSGINRNRGGGRGSSLPIVLLIFFSLLAPLVFFVGRGLYTSASIDHSNIAAGSSKQLNLQDLDWRQRLALQHVKSLLSKEVIDVITASTADLGPFSLDSFRRNLSASWKVIGVESVKNDTIPEQNKAPGIAKQEAPRGKGDYTDGHSQFIDSPAKSARRHLREKRREKRAADLMRQDNEAILKLENSAIEHSKSVDSSVMGKYNIWKKETENENSDSTVRFIRDQMIMARAYIGIARLKKKLDLLQELQTGLKESQRTTGEASSDSDLHHSALEKMKLLGQVLSKAKEQLYECNLVTGELRAMLQTADEQVRSLKKQSTFLSQLAAKTVPNGIHCMSMRLTIEYYHLPPEKRKFPGSENLENTNLYHYALFSDNVLAASVVVNSTITNAKDPSKHVFHVVTDKLNFGAMNMWFLLNPPGKATLHVQNIDEFKFLNASYCPVLRQLNSTAMKEYYFKSNHPASVSSGSSNLKYRNPKYLSMLNHLRFYLPEVYPKLNKILFLDDDIVVQKDLTALWSVKLNGKVNGAVETCGESFHRFDKYLNFTNPHISRNFDPNACGWAYGMNIFDLEEWKRRDITGIYHKWQNMNEDRALWKLGTLPPGLITFYGLIHPLQKSWHVLGLGYNPSVDRSEIDNAAVVHYNGNMKPWLEIGMAKYRPYWNKYVKYDHPYVHSCKLSD
- the LOC136220900 gene encoding polygalacturonate 4-alpha-galacturonosyltransferase isoform X2; protein product: MALKRGLSGSGINRNRGGGRGSSLPIVLLIFFSLLAPLVFFVGRGLYTSASIDHSNIAAGSSKQDLDWRQRLALQHVKSLLSKEVIDVITASTADLGPFSLDSFRRNLSASWKVIGVESVKNDTIPEQNKAPGIAKQEAPRGKGDYTDGHSQFIDSPAKSARRHLREKRREKRAADLMRQDNEAILKLENSAIEHSKSVDSSVMGKYNIWKKETENENSDSTVRFIRDQMIMARAYIGIARLKKKLDLLQELQTGLKESQRTTGEASSDSDLHHSALEKMKLLGQVLSKAKEQLYECNLVTGELRAMLQTADEQVRSLKKQSTFLSQLAAKTVPNGIHCMSMRLTIEYYHLPPEKRKFPGSENLENTNLYHYALFSDNVLAASVVVNSTITNAKDPSKHVFHVVTDKLNFGAMNMWFLLNPPGKATLHVQNIDEFKFLNASYCPVLRQLNSTAMKEYYFKSNHPASVSSGSSNLKYRNPKYLSMLNHLRFYLPEVYPKLNKILFLDDDIVVQKDLTALWSVKLNGKVNGAVETCGESFHRFDKYLNFTNPHISRNFDPNACGWAYGMNIFDLEEWKRRDITGIYHKWQNMNEDRALWKLGTLPPGLITFYGLIHPLQKSWHVLGLGYNPSVDRSEIDNAAVVHYNGNMKPWLEIGMAKYRPYWNKYVKYDHPYVHSCKLSD